The nucleotide sequence CCTTAaagtttaacattttaaaatttgtttcagcAACTTAATAAGTGATCTAGATTCAAATATAGACTGGGGAGGATTGTCAGATTCTTTGGGCAGTTTATCACTCAGTAACAATCAAATATGCGTCATACGAGAGAACGCCCTCTCGTCTCTCCGACAACTGGTGCAGCTGGAGCTGGATGGAAACCGCTTGAGAGAACTAGAGGCACGCTCTCTACCGTCGAGTATCGTTCTTCTGAGGCTTTCTGACAACTTGTTGTCGGCCACGCCTTGCGAAGCCCTCGCTTCGCTGTCGCGGCTGCGCCACCTGCACCTCCGAAACAATCTCCTTAGACCGAGCTCGAATCACAGCTGTGGGGCCGAACGTTCAAAAATCGACTCTTTAGACCTCAGCCACAACGAACTCACCGACAGCTCTCACTTTGACTTCAAACACGGCTTCcagttaaaacaattaattttggaCTTTAACGAGTTCACAACTGTGCCTGCCTTAGCTTTAGAATTTGGACGATTGGAAAAGTTGTCAATGtcttataataacattacagATTTACCGAATGCTATGGTACACGCTTTGAAGTACAACTTAGAACGTCTAGAACTCGATCATAATAAGATTCGTAAACTTCCGCCAAATATCCAGGAATTAGGTCGCTTGCGATATTTTTCTATCGCTTACAATGATTTGGAAGATGTCGAGTATTTGCCTCCGAATTTGCACTCCTTGTTAATCAGTGGCAACTTTTTGTCAAAGTTTCCGAGTGCGTTGCAAAATATATCTTCTGCAACAATAGTGTTCCTAGATCTAAGCTACAACGCAATCTCCCAGTTGAGCGCCGACGCGTTCGGACCGTGGGCGGACGCGCTGGCCACGCTCAGCCTGCGCGCCAACCGCCTCACGCAGCTCACCGCCGGCTCCTTTCCTCCGCTGCCTCTCCGAGAGCTCATCCTCAGCTTTAACGACTTATACCACGTCGAAAAAATCGTCTTCGCCAATCTCACCGACTTGAAAATCCTAGAATTATCTTCCACTTTTTTCAATGGAGATTTTCCCGCTGGTTCTGGTTTGGAAACTTTGAAGTGGTTGAAATTAGATAGTAATAACATTCATTACTTTTCATCAGCAGATTTTCAGAACTTTCCGTCGTTAGAGTATCtcaatttagattttaacaaaataattgaattccCGAGCGAAGTGACGGAAGTGAGCggcttttataaattaagagaGTTAAGACTGTCgtacaattatataagtagAGTAAATTCGGAATTTCTAGTTTATTTAGCGGATCTACAAAGTGTggatttatcttataatcGCATACACAATGTCAGTGAATTGAACTTTGCAAATTTACCGAACTTGGTTTATTTAAGTTTGGCGGCGAACGGCATTGAGTTGGTCGCTGAGGGCGCGTTTAGCGCGCTACCGCGGCTGCAGGCCCTGGAGCTTCAGTACAATGACCTGACCGAGTTCTCCACGCGCTACTTCCTCAACGTGTCTGCTGACGATGCCCAGCTTTCCGTCAACGCTAGTTACAACCGCATCGCTTCATTAACAGGTGGACGCGACGCTCAGTTTCGCGTTCTTGATTTATCTCATAACTTGTTAGAGAGCATTTCGAGAAATTTTTTTGATGCCTTAGGTTCacacattaaacatttatttctctcACACAACagaataatacatattgaaaGCTACACTTTTTCGTCTTTAGTAAAACTGGATATATTGCATCTTCAAAACAATAGCATTAGTGCACTACGCCGTCGAGCTTTCTTCGAAATGAATTCTTTGCAAATTTTGGATCTATCCCATAACAGTATTTCGCAATTACTTGTGGAACAATTCTACAATTTGCGACAACTGCgtcatttaaaacttaataacaaCGTCTTACGAGCCCTGCCTCGCGACATATTTAAGAATACTCTCATTGAGTACTTAGACTTGGGAGAAAATCAGCTCGCTCTGTTTCCGAGCAGCGCGTTGTCTCAAGTGGGCTTCACTCTGCGGCGGCTCGAGCTGCCGGGAAACAGACTGGAGTACCTCGACGTCGCGATGTTCCACGCGACTGCGTTTCTACACGAACTCAATCTAGCCCGCAACGCCTTGACTGTACTCTCGGATAACACCTTCGCCGGTCTACCGCAACTGCGTCGACTCGACCTTTCTTACAATGCGATTAAAACTAACTTCAAAGAACTCTTTCATAACGCACCACGGCTTCGCCGGCTTTCTCTAGCGGGTATCGGCCTGAAGAGTATACCTCAGCTGCCGCTCAATTATCTCACTGAGTTAAATTTAAGTAACAATTATATCGCATCGTACGGGGAGAGTGAGGTGCGTCATCTGTTTAATTTACGAGCGCTCGACATCTCCGCCAACAAGTTCACGTCCTTGAGACCGGCAATGTGGGAGGGATTGCCGCGATTGATTTCCTTAGACGTGTCGCGCAATCCCGTCGTGCGAGTGCCGATAAGCGCTTATGAAAGTTTGTCACATCTTCTACATCTTCGTATGTACGGTCTGCGATATTTGGAGGCGATAGAACCGAAGGCGTTTCGATCGCTAGTGTCCCTGCGGTCGTTGAGCCTAGAGTCCCCTGTGATTCCAGGTCGAAATTTGCCTATCGCCGAAATAGTTTCGTCCGTTCCACATTTGGAGGCGTTAAGTCTTTTCATACAAGATGTGACGTTGGACAAGCAATTGTTGGAAGTGGCAGTCCCAAAGCTGCGGTCGGTGGAAGTTCACGGGCGGGCCCTTCGGCGCGTGTCGGCGGGAGCGCTGGTGGGGCTGGGCGGGCAGCGCGCGCTGGCGCTGCGGCTGGGCGGCTCGGGGCTGGCGGCGCTGCCGGCCGGTCTTGCCGCCCCGCTGGCGCGCGTGCCGCACCTTGCTCTCGACTTTAGCGATAACCAGCTGACAACTTTCAGTCCAGCGGTGCTTTATCCAAACCATACAGGCTGGAACCGATACGCCACGAGATTGGTACCAGGTAATTgggtatttgaaaaaatatcatttttatgttactttttatttaataagctttatgacaaattatattaatgtcaaTCGATTGGAAATCTCTAAAATAtggttttgatttaattaaaaacaaataaaagttataaacatttttgtgatAGGCATGAGACTGCGAATGCACTAATATCAGTCATAAAGTTAAAgtttattagtatttagtattcttactcaattaaaatttactcgtatttacattacaaacaaaattcacCAGGTGGTTTATCGCTCTCCGGGAATCCCTTCCGATGTGGGTGTTCCTCCTCTTGGGTAGGAGGTTGGCTGCGACGTTGGACTACGGaggtaatattattctaaatcaAATCAAGTATAATCATAAGATGCTAtaacactaaataaaaattcaacatCTACATCAGtttgtgaattaaaattataattttagagaATGTCAATAATTTCTACGTAAAGACATATTGTATGCTCTGGAGTCTAATGCATGATttagatgaataaaaaactatgATTTATGATGTGCCGTGTTTTCCTGGGTCAATAAGGCTATGCTATTCGCAAGCAGGTGGGCGGAGACAGCCGGGGCGCGAGAGCCGCGGCCAGCGCCAGCACGTGCGCGAGCGGCGCGCGCCGGCTGCCGCTGCTCGCGTTGCACGTCGATGAGGCCGAATGCCACGCCAGCGCCCTCTCCAGCCCCTCCTCGAAGAATTCCCCTTTGTCACTTGTCTGTATGGTTTCAGTCGCGGTTCTGGTGCAGTCTGTCAGATAGTGAACAATCCACATTAAGTAGGTTTACATCGAGCGATGTGACACTACGCgtgttcataatttatataacatttgtgATAACTCATGCCtgttaagaattaaattagaTTGCGGGTTGCTATGGAAAAATAACAGGATTGTActgatttgaaatttattattttgcctTGTTCTGTTCTTTCTGAATctgttctttattattattggtacTTTTTGCTACGGAAAGCTACTTTCCGGCAATCTCTGTATATTATGGTATTTGAGAGAAATgtgaattgtaatttaaacattgtttttagcATATCTTTCTATTTTTTGTGAATCGTATTAGTAAATAGCTTCTGAAACCGTTCCTAGACTCTAAAACGAACAACGAAACGTTTTGAACGACATTTTACTACAAAATATCACACGTAATCGGTTTTTGATGAGCCGGTGGTACTGCGGCGCCGGCCGCTCGCTCGCTCGCAGTATtactataaatgtaaataagatGTAAATATTCAGATTGGTTATTATAAGAgaggaattaaatatttttataataaactgagcttttatttacttcatatCCTGGGAAACTATTTATGTTACATTCATTTAGCACATCGCTTTTAACTCAAGAAAATCGATTCATTgttcattgtaaatatattttatcacactgttttaatctacatatatttttcatctaAACTTATAACACGAGAAGGGCCGGTTTTGGTGACTTTTGGTTTGTTGCATTTGCCTGCAATTTGATCAggaaaataactattaaaattctaaaaaaaaaaaacactccaAAACACGTCTCCCCGGGCGGAGCCCGTACTAATGAGACAACTTTGAAATTGacaaatttagataaatatataaaaatccagtgtcatgatgtatgttcccaatgaactcttcaccaactcaaccgattttgatgaaatttggcattttatttgtaatttggtccatcttaagatataggatagtttttatcccaataatttataatctcaatatttttaattattactcagccacagcaacgcgtggccgggtatgctagtttagataataaatataaaaggataacataattttattaagtaaaagGGTACAATACGTTTatactatcatcatcatcataagcctatatatgttcccactgctgggacacagacctcctatgagggtttagtctataatccaccacgttggccaagtgcgggttggcggatgccacatgtcgtcgaatttttgattctcagacatgccggtttcttcacgatgtCTGACGACTTGCAGTGTtgagcagtgatgatgttacCCACTTtgcaaaatcaatttattttctgcccGCTCGCCTgctctcgaaccccgacttatcgattttaaagtccggaatcctcaccactgaaccaccatTGCTTCTCTGCTGTCTATACTTTAAAGAGGAGAAACGAGATTGTTTGCTGTTTGTGTTAAGATTGTAATCAAGAACTACATGAGTCGCAGCAGTCGAGTAGTCTGTTATACATTTAACCCGTAATATATGTGCGTTACTTGCAAAAgatcattttaaatgaatactaAATGCTGCGTGCAACGTGATATGCAAGGGCCGTGTCGCGACAGGCGCGGCGCGGTTGGCCGGCCGCGGCCTCGTGGCGGGCGTCACCGCTTGTAGCATTATGAGCACTGCTAGGCAAATTTTACACTTATCGCAAGTATTCTTGTGTATCAGAGTTATCTATGATATTGCTttcttcataattaatatattaagaactGCCTCTATTTTTTGCCCCAGTTCACGCACCTACTTTAAcaagtttaaaatgtttgttttgtctAAGGCAATACAATATGTCATCGGCTGTCTTCGACGCAGGATTCGGTTACGCAGCCGCTGCTGCGCATAGCACTCCTACTCAGCTTTCCGCACCAAGCATGTAGCACACCGGACCGGTTAGCGTGATCGGGAGAGGCCTGGGGCTCGTGCTCCTCTTACCGCCTTAAAAACACAAAGTGCACACTAAGTGCTGTTAAATTACACGCTGACACGAGAAACCATTTCATTAAACGATACCATTAAGTCCCTGTCCTCTGTAATTGTGAggatatttttactattttttcgTTCCTCAACTATTATGCCCGCGACTTCAGCTGAAGACTGAAcgtaactttaataaaatgatgctTAAGGTTTTGTTATAACACTTTTCTTCCCCAATTCCgcatatatatttgatttctaCATCAAATTCTCTAGATTGCTCTATATTATAAGCAGACAGAAAATGCCCATCAGACTGAACAATGCTTTATTAAGACGTCATTCCTGTATATGTCATAGTGTAACTGGGCTCTTGAAGTTCCATATCAGGTGTTCCAGgtcttcaaatttataaatttgagcTGCTGAGAGTATACTCTCAGCAGAAAATGCTCATAAtgtgtaacaaattttatacctTTTATAGTTTAGGTGGTCTGTTCCGGTTCTGCATCCAGTTtccgaaataaattatagcctataaaattcatataaatttaattagcgTGTACAAGCGGATACTATAAATCCCCCtcgattgttttatttttataatattttacgtacAGACACagtttttttactgttttagtatacatatattatatatatacatttatatgaaagtaAATCAATGACTGCCCCGATTTTTTGTGACGaaatcaataaatgaaaaatgatgtATTTAATTCCCATGCCAAGGGTCAGTAATACAtaagtgtattaaaataaaacacttacaAAGATCCGCTAACAGTGTAAAGCAGGTTCGAGGTGCGATCGCGTGGGCGGCGCGTCGGGCGCGACAATTATGCAAATGCCAGTCGCCACCTCGCGACACCGACCGCGATAACTGCTGTATACATTTTActctataaaaatgaaaacgaCAGCTCCTGGACGCTAATTATTCAAcgtttaagttaataaaagcaaGTTTTTATTCCTAGCTGCGGGTTAGCGGTTGATTTATTACATCATTTGAAATCgttttgtatataatgttacaaatgTGTGTTTATAGCTCATGTTACATTCAGGAATAGTTGTACACagatgtata is from Zerene cesonia ecotype Mississippi chromosome 15, Zerene_cesonia_1.1, whole genome shotgun sequence and encodes:
- the LOC119832295 gene encoding chaoptin-like, yielding MGARVAPGAWCVVALAATLLRAAGAPRACAANALCVCRADHFACDLVPFYRFPDTEDGAAHVSLWSARLGALGEAALDARALRTLVLVAARLHHLETNVFTSMVTTLASLDLGYNEFTEIPIEALKHLRVLNWLNLQNNLISDLDSNIDWGGLSDSLGSLSLSNNQICVIRENALSSLRQLVQLELDGNRLRELEARSLPSSIVLLRLSDNLLSATPCEALASLSRLRHLHLRNNLLRPSSNHSCGAERSKIDSLDLSHNELTDSSHFDFKHGFQLKQLILDFNEFTTVPALALEFGRLEKLSMSYNNITDLPNAMVHALKYNLERLELDHNKIRKLPPNIQELGRLRYFSIAYNDLEDVEYLPPNLHSLLISGNFLSKFPSALQNISSATIVFLDLSYNAISQLSADAFGPWADALATLSLRANRLTQLTAGSFPPLPLRELILSFNDLYHVEKIVFANLTDLKILELSSTFFNGDFPAGSGLETLKWLKLDSNNIHYFSSADFQNFPSLEYLNLDFNKIIEFPSEVTEVSGFYKLRELRLSYNYISRVNSEFLVYLADLQSVDLSYNRIHNVSELNFANLPNLVYLSLAANGIELVAEGAFSALPRLQALELQYNDLTEFSTRYFLNVSADDAQLSVNASYNRIASLTGGRDAQFRVLDLSHNLLESISRNFFDALGSHIKHLFLSHNRIIHIESYTFSSLVKLDILHLQNNSISALRRRAFFEMNSLQILDLSHNSISQLLVEQFYNLRQLRHLKLNNNVLRALPRDIFKNTLIEYLDLGENQLALFPSSALSQVGFTLRRLELPGNRLEYLDVAMFHATAFLHELNLARNALTVLSDNTFAGLPQLRRLDLSYNAIKTNFKELFHNAPRLRRLSLAGIGLKSIPQLPLNYLTELNLSNNYIASYGESEVRHLFNLRALDISANKFTSLRPAMWEGLPRLISLDVSRNPVVRVPISAYESLSHLLHLRMYGLRYLEAIEPKAFRSLVSLRSLSLESPVIPGRNLPIAEIVSSVPHLEALSLFIQDVTLDKQLLEVAVPKLRSVEVHGRALRRVSAGALVGLGGQRALALRLGGSGLAALPAGLAAPLARVPHLALDFSDNQLTTFSPAVLYPNHTGWNRYATRLVPGGLSLSGNPFRCGCSSSWVGGWLRRWTTEVGGDSRGARAAASASTCASGARRLPLLALHVDEAECHASALSSPSSKNSPLSLVCMVSVAVLVQSVR